One Ignisphaera sp. DNA window includes the following coding sequences:
- a CDS encoding nascent polypeptide-associated complex protein encodes MFPVNPRELQKQLKQLKRMGIKIDQIQNAQRAVIELQDKRIVIEDPEVMVMEFSGQKMFYIAGKAREEQLPQAANQVVGQGTNQQAIVNISSEDVQFVAEYLGIGAEEARKLLVEAGGDIAKAIEIGQTRFRKKS; translated from the coding sequence ATGTTTCCAGTCAATCCAAGGGAGCTCCAAAAGCAGTTGAAGCAACTCAAGAGAATGGGTATAAAGATAGACCAGATACAAAATGCTCAAAGAGCTGTTATAGAGTTGCAGGATAAGAGGATTGTTATAGAAGATCCAGAGGTTATGGTAATGGAGTTTAGCGGACAGAAAATGTTTTACATAGCTGGCAAGGCTAGGGAGGAGCAATTGCCACAAGCAGCAAACCAGGTAGTGGGCCAGGGCACAAACCAGCAAGCTATAGTAAATATTTCGAGCGAAGATGTTCAATTTGTTGCTGAGTACCTTGGCATCGGGGCTGAGGAGGCTAGGAAACTCCTTGTTGAGGCTGGTGGCGACATTGCAAAGGCTATTGAGATAGGCCAGACAAGATTTAGAAAGAAAAGTTAG
- a CDS encoding MBL fold metallo-hydrolase — MRLELLVLGSGREVGRAAIAVKRDSDNQYLLFDYGINFDLDDKPVMPLPIQPNKIRAIFISHAHLDHVGAAPIFYVSSTPAIYSTLLTALLSKIMIADMLRLSGYYLPFEYLELDTMINNIKSVSYGDTIEIDSALVKVFNAGHIPGSAMFRVEFKDGGSVLYTGDVNTIDTRVTKGAQLSGLEADLLIMESTYGLYDHPSRDRVEELFIETVKSVVEDGGIVLIPAFSLGRAQEILAILADRMPHSNVYYDGMARDILELFLQFKEYVNQYQLLEKAMRIFTAVKGSDMRKQICKENGSIIVTPAGMLKGGPAQYYVKRLYSNPKNAIILVSYQAPQTPGRKLLTEGVLEDGGPRVKAKVFWFDFSSHAGSSNLVEIVKSIKNLKKVVLVHGGEDSAYTLGYRIKEATGIDFEVPKTGDNLVLEL; from the coding sequence ATGAGGCTAGAGCTACTGGTACTTGGGAGTGGTAGAGAGGTTGGTAGAGCTGCTATAGCTGTTAAAAGAGATTCTGACAATCAGTATCTTCTCTTTGACTATGGAATAAACTTTGATTTGGATGACAAGCCGGTTATGCCCCTGCCCATACAGCCAAATAAAATCAGGGCTATATTTATTTCGCATGCCCACCTAGACCATGTTGGTGCTGCACCAATATTCTATGTATCGTCGACTCCCGCTATCTACTCAACTCTTTTAACAGCTCTACTAAGTAAAATAATGATTGCTGATATGCTTAGGCTCTCTGGATATTATTTGCCATTCGAGTATCTGGAGCTAGATACAATGATAAACAACATAAAAAGCGTTTCCTATGGCGATACCATAGAGATAGACAGCGCCTTGGTCAAGGTCTTTAATGCTGGTCACATCCCTGGAAGTGCAATGTTTAGGGTGGAGTTCAAAGATGGGGGCTCGGTGCTGTATACAGGAGATGTTAATACAATTGACACTAGAGTGACCAAAGGTGCTCAGCTAAGTGGTTTAGAAGCTGATCTACTTATCATGGAGTCTACTTATGGTCTATACGACCATCCTTCTAGGGACAGAGTAGAGGAGCTATTCATAGAGACTGTGAAAAGTGTTGTTGAAGATGGTGGGATAGTGCTCATACCGGCATTCTCGCTTGGCAGAGCACAAGAGATTCTGGCTATTCTTGCAGATAGGATGCCACATTCAAATGTTTACTATGATGGGATGGCAAGAGATATTCTAGAGCTGTTTCTGCAATTCAAAGAGTATGTGAATCAGTATCAACTCCTAGAAAAAGCTATGAGAATATTCACAGCTGTTAAAGGTTCTGATATGAGGAAGCAGATATGCAAAGAGAATGGCAGCATAATTGTGACGCCAGCGGGGATGCTAAAGGGTGGCCCGGCACAATACTATGTTAAGAGGCTTTACAGCAATCCGAAGAACGCCATAATTCTTGTTAGCTACCAAGCACCACAAACACCTGGCAGAAAACTTTTGACGGAAGGTGTTCTCGAGGATGGGGGTCCGAGGGTAAAGGCAAAGGTTTTCTGGTTTGATTTCTCAAGCCATGCTGGGTCATCTAATCTAGTTGAGATTGTCAAGAGCATCAAGAACTTGAAGAAGGTTGTTCTGGTACATGGAGGAGAAGACTCTGCTTACACACTTGGCTATAGAATAAAGGAGGCTACTGGAATAGATTTTGAGGTGCCTAAAACAGGTGATAACCTAGTGCTCGAGCTCTAA
- a CDS encoding D-aminoacyl-tRNA deacylase, with protein sequence MKIAIIYSLSDLAAIGIVEKLIENAMCTDLGRGVYGAKVSKQCVLGNVEALFLGFNDEIVYLNSLESLKGFDMFIAPSRHQSEARIPSLTVHVTGNPWRRSDFGGEPMTLSLSNPVLMWLILQDLYKAKNSHNTLSKFSVSYEVTHHGPTVRGTPITFVEIGSSENEWRDVVAQEIVAKAIGNNIKVFYSLKDKPPCRIAIGFGGSHYAPLFTRRALEKGECYGHMIPNYAIKELSVEDLKLVAEMAIEMTPNAQLVVIEKMRSEMKNAIIAAAKSHGLEYVVV encoded by the coding sequence ATGAAAATAGCTATAATATATTCGCTCAGCGATTTAGCAGCTATCGGTATAGTAGAGAAGCTTATTGAAAATGCTATGTGTACCGATCTTGGTAGAGGGGTATATGGAGCCAAAGTGTCTAAGCAATGTGTTTTAGGCAATGTTGAAGCTCTTTTCCTAGGCTTCAATGATGAGATAGTATACCTAAATAGTCTAGAGAGTCTAAAAGGCTTCGACATGTTTATTGCTCCATCACGTCATCAATCGGAGGCCAGGATCCCAAGTCTGACTGTCCATGTGACGGGAAACCCCTGGAGGAGAAGCGATTTTGGCGGTGAGCCAATGACGCTATCGCTTTCCAACCCAGTTCTAATGTGGCTTATACTACAAGACCTCTACAAAGCTAAGAACAGCCACAACACACTCTCAAAGTTCTCGGTAAGCTATGAGGTTACACACCATGGTCCAACAGTTAGAGGCACACCAATAACGTTTGTTGAGATTGGCAGTAGCGAGAATGAATGGAGAGATGTTGTGGCGCAGGAGATTGTTGCAAAAGCTATTGGAAATAATATTAAGGTGTTCTATTCCTTAAAGGATAAGCCTCCATGTAGAATAGCCATAGGATTTGGAGGCTCTCACTATGCACCACTATTCACCAGAAGAGCGTTGGAAAAAGGCGAGTGTTATGGGCATATGATTCCAAATTATGCTATAAAGGAGCTTAGTGTAGAAGACTTGAAACTCGTTGCGGAAATGGCTATTGAGATGACGCCTAATGCACAGCTTGTTGTTATCGAGAAGATGAGGAGTGAGATGAAGAACGCCATCATAGCTGCTGCCAAGAGCCATGGTCTAGAATACGTTGTTGTGTAG